One window from the genome of Chloroherpetonaceae bacterium encodes:
- a CDS encoding ABC transporter substrate-binding protein: MKGYRFLSFFLLLLLASQPIFLGCSKTPEKKVPVIGFMQALDDETIAQAQKGFISALAAKGYSDSAGTVKIMVQNAQNDQIILSQIADQFIAQKVTLIAANTTLAMMMSVNKTKEIPIFVMVAPEPKLAEVMVKDASGKLVPPSNLKGVYETLFYIDSTMHIVKQVFPKVKKIGTIFNTGEINSENSVRQLRLVCQQMGITLVEQAITTSNESQQAAQALLKEKIELFFALPDNLVFASFESILKEATEKNVPVVTSEEGLVKRGAYLAYGADFYQWGYQTGEEAALFLDSGMLEASKLTTVKVRRLSVNKETAQKLNLPVPAEATIVP; encoded by the coding sequence ATGAAGGGATATCGTTTCTTAAGTTTCTTTTTGCTTCTCCTACTTGCTTCTCAACCGATTTTTCTCGGATGTTCAAAAACACCGGAAAAGAAAGTACCGGTGATTGGTTTCATGCAAGCGCTTGATGATGAAACCATCGCTCAAGCACAAAAGGGATTTATTTCTGCTTTAGCGGCCAAAGGTTATTCTGATAGCGCGGGTACCGTAAAAATTATGGTTCAAAATGCTCAGAATGATCAAATTATTCTTAGCCAAATTGCCGATCAATTCATTGCACAAAAAGTGACTTTGATTGCCGCGAATACCACACTGGCAATGATGATGTCGGTTAATAAGACAAAGGAAATTCCGATTTTTGTAATGGTTGCACCTGAACCCAAGCTCGCCGAGGTAATGGTGAAAGATGCTTCTGGGAAATTAGTACCTCCTTCGAATTTAAAGGGTGTTTATGAAACTCTCTTTTACATTGATTCGACAATGCATATTGTCAAGCAAGTGTTTCCAAAGGTTAAGAAAATCGGTACAATTTTTAATACTGGTGAAATCAACTCTGAAAATTCTGTCAGACAACTTCGTTTGGTTTGCCAACAAATGGGCATAACCCTTGTTGAACAAGCCATTACCACTTCTAACGAATCTCAGCAGGCTGCTCAAGCGCTTCTCAAAGAAAAAATCGAGCTCTTTTTTGCATTGCCTGATAATCTTGTCTTTGCAAGCTTCGAATCAATTTTAAAAGAAGCTACTGAAAAAAATGTTCCGGTAGTCACATCTGAAGAAGGACTTGTGAAACGCGGCGCATATTTGGCTTACGGAGCTGATTTTTATCAATGGGGTTATCAAACGGGCGAAGAAGCCGCGTTATTTTTAGATTCCGGTATGCTTGAAGCCTCTAAACTTACTACGGTGAAAGTTCGGCGACTATCGGTCAATAAAGAAACTGCACAAAAATTGAATCTTCCGGTTCCTGCCGAGGCAACAATAGTTCCTTAA
- a CDS encoding TonB-dependent receptor: MNHLILQSRKLNLLCLIIFSTLFIGSSLFAQDESARATLVGNVVSVDTEPAVGVSIFIKGTRIGTKANSEGKYRLAMIPVGAQTVVITGVGYAKKEIAMSFEAGETKQLDINLEIEAVRAQDIVVIGASRRPQKITDAPASVAAITPIELERATAHGQLGKVLENQVGIDVAQSGANDFNINTRGFNNSINRRVLVLIDGRDPSTPLLNLQEWNSLTSALSDVKQLEVVRGPGSALFGLNAYNGVINITTNAPRDVLGTRASLTYGEFETYRGDFRHAGALGDFSYKIAGGFSRMRNVTLNSRDTTRGGFLEYARLGIDRQPLQDDWLNNFSNFVTLRGDYDFSTESHLTFEAGFTNSGNEVYVNTIGRILIPEVNKPFIRAAYNSEKWNTQVVWNRRFTPIPQAVLNTPAANSAEDSDDITTEVQFNDSFFDDHLKVISGISHQWQRINTIVSGADPLLSRNNLHHNFTGIYTQLEYKLLDNLELVGAARIDRSTLFNTFFSPKGALVWSLVEGHTLRFTVNRSFLRPSYPDLYRRSFLGQNINLGTTVSAINDSLRRFTGNPLLPDTLTIAGTRGIANELQRFSLGNPNIQPEEAWSFEVGYKAVLTKSLFITADVYLNRRSNFISSPLSANAPLVFTPFSPNLGGVASAYNEFVSQQLLTALQSRNVNPAEFILNEGVPTLAQSTINVGLIQEVGAELSANYYFSEELLLSANYAYIDAKVLENANPLQPILPNTSRHRVNLSASFTKQGEFDVALAFRYVEGFPWLAGVQEGFVPTFAVLNLQGSYTILPGLKALVSVQNLLDRRHYQIFGGTLQRRYSTVSLSYQF, encoded by the coding sequence ATGAATCATTTAATCTTACAATCAAGAAAGTTAAACCTTCTTTGCTTGATAATTTTCAGCACACTTTTTATAGGCTCGTCTCTATTCGCTCAAGATGAGAGTGCTCGCGCAACACTTGTTGGAAATGTGGTTTCAGTTGATACAGAACCGGCAGTTGGCGTGTCCATTTTCATCAAAGGAACGCGCATTGGTACAAAAGCGAATTCAGAAGGGAAATATCGCTTGGCGATGATTCCTGTTGGCGCACAAACAGTCGTTATCACAGGCGTTGGATATGCAAAAAAAGAGATTGCAATGAGCTTCGAAGCTGGTGAAACCAAGCAACTAGACATAAATCTTGAAATTGAAGCTGTTCGCGCACAAGATATTGTGGTGATTGGTGCATCGCGCCGTCCACAAAAAATTACAGATGCACCGGCTTCAGTGGCGGCTATCACACCAATTGAATTGGAACGCGCTACGGCGCACGGTCAATTAGGAAAGGTGCTTGAAAATCAAGTGGGAATTGATGTTGCGCAATCCGGAGCCAATGATTTTAATATCAATACCCGCGGGTTTAACAATTCCATCAACCGCCGCGTGCTTGTTCTCATTGATGGTCGCGATCCATCCACCCCGCTTTTGAATCTACAAGAATGGAATTCACTCACATCTGCACTTTCCGATGTCAAGCAATTGGAAGTGGTTCGAGGGCCGGGTTCTGCTCTTTTCGGTTTAAATGCTTATAACGGCGTTATTAACATCACCACCAACGCCCCTCGAGACGTTCTCGGTACGCGAGCATCACTCACTTATGGTGAATTTGAAACCTATCGCGGAGATTTTCGCCACGCCGGTGCACTTGGCGATTTCTCATATAAAATTGCGGGTGGCTTTTCAAGAATGAGAAATGTAACACTCAACTCACGTGATACCACAAGAGGCGGATTTTTAGAATATGCCCGATTGGGAATAGACCGGCAGCCTCTTCAAGATGATTGGCTCAATAACTTTTCGAATTTTGTAACGCTTCGAGGAGACTATGATTTTTCAACCGAATCTCACTTGACTTTTGAGGCTGGTTTCACCAATAGCGGCAATGAAGTCTATGTGAACACCATCGGGAGAATTCTTATTCCGGAGGTCAATAAGCCTTTCATTCGCGCTGCTTATAATTCCGAGAAGTGGAATACACAGGTGGTTTGGAACAGACGCTTTACCCCTATCCCACAAGCCGTTTTGAATACGCCCGCCGCGAATTCAGCTGAGGATTCAGATGATATAACCACCGAAGTGCAATTCAATGATTCTTTTTTTGATGATCATCTTAAAGTCATTTCAGGAATCTCTCATCAGTGGCAACGCATCAATACCATTGTTTCAGGGGCCGACCCGTTGCTTTCGCGAAACAATCTTCATCACAATTTTACGGGTATTTACACCCAGCTTGAGTACAAATTGCTCGATAATCTTGAACTCGTTGGTGCTGCAAGAATCGATCGTTCAACGCTATTCAATACATTTTTTTCGCCAAAAGGTGCACTTGTATGGTCACTGGTTGAAGGTCACACACTTCGCTTTACCGTGAATCGTTCGTTCTTACGCCCCAGCTATCCTGATTTGTATCGGCGTTCATTCTTGGGGCAAAATATTAACCTTGGGACAACCGTTTCAGCGATTAACGATAGCCTTCGGCGTTTCACCGGAAATCCACTTTTGCCTGATACGCTTACCATTGCTGGCACACGCGGCATCGCCAATGAACTTCAACGGTTTTCTTTAGGCAATCCTAATATTCAACCCGAAGAAGCGTGGAGTTTTGAGGTTGGGTATAAAGCCGTTCTTACAAAGTCTTTGTTTATTACGGCTGATGTTTATTTGAATCGAAGAAGCAATTTCATTTCATCTCCGTTAAGTGCGAATGCGCCGCTTGTTTTTACACCATTTTCACCCAACTTAGGAGGAGTTGCCTCAGCTTATAACGAGTTTGTTTCTCAGCAACTACTCACAGCATTGCAATCTCGGAATGTCAATCCCGCAGAGTTTATTCTTAATGAAGGTGTTCCAACCCTTGCACAAAGCACAATCAATGTTGGTCTAATCCAAGAAGTTGGCGCAGAGCTTTCGGCGAACTATTATTTCTCTGAGGAATTACTTTTATCAGCAAACTATGCGTATATCGATGCAAAAGTTTTGGAAAATGCAAATCCACTTCAACCTATTTTGCCAAACACCTCTCGTCATCGAGTTAATCTCTCGGCAAGTTTTACCAAGCAAGGGGAGTTTGATGTGGCTTTGGCATTTCGGTATGTCGAGGGATTTCCTTGGCTTGCAGGGGTGCAAGAAGGATTTGTGCCAACATTTGCCGTCTTAAATCTTCAAGGCAGTTATACCATTCTCCCCGGATTAAAAGCCCTTGTGAGCGTTCAAAATCTTTTAGACAGAAGGCATTATCAAATATTTGGCGGCACTTTGCAGCGGCGCTATTCAACCGTTTCACTTTCATATCAATTTTAA
- a CDS encoding M15 family metallopeptidase, which yields MVTLSQSLSDTGFVDLQSVISEAIFDIRYASENNFMKKKVYPEARCVLRKKVAERLKRVSDKLILKGYRLKIFDAYRPLSVQWKLWEVVPDPRFVADPRKGSKHNRGAAVDLTLTDLDGNELQMPTAYDEFIDAARSDYRNLPEKVLANRTILHDAMKSEGFIPNPSEWWHFDSPDWKTYSISDVPFSKIK from the coding sequence ATGGTAACTCTCTCGCAATCCCTTTCTGATACTGGTTTTGTGGATTTACAAAGTGTTATTTCCGAAGCAATTTTTGATATTCGTTACGCCTCGGAGAATAACTTTATGAAAAAAAAGGTTTACCCTGAGGCTCGGTGTGTTTTAAGAAAAAAAGTTGCTGAAAGACTCAAACGGGTAAGCGATAAACTTATTCTTAAAGGGTATCGATTAAAAATCTTTGATGCTTACCGTCCACTTTCTGTGCAATGGAAATTGTGGGAAGTTGTACCTGACCCACGCTTTGTTGCCGATCCTCGAAAAGGTTCAAAACATAATCGTGGTGCCGCGGTTGACCTTACCCTAACAGATTTAGACGGGAATGAATTACAAATGCCAACCGCGTATGATGAGTTTATCGATGCCGCACGAAGTGACTATCGAAATCTTCCCGAAAAGGTTCTTGCCAATCGCACGATTTTGCATGATGCAATGAAAAGTGAAGGATTTATTCCAAACCCCTCTGAATGGTGGCATTTTGATTCGCCCGATTGGAAGACTTATTCAATCTCAGATGTTCCGTTTTCTAAAATAAAGTAA
- the ndk gene encoding nucleoside-diphosphate kinase, which translates to MEQTLAIIKPDSVRKNNIGGIIEKIEKAGFKIVAMKLTRLTTVSAGKFYEVHKERGFYNELVEFMASGPCVPMILQKENAVADFRTLIGATDPAKAAEGTIRKMFASSVGENAIHGSDSVENAKIEGAFFFPMKEVAETHA; encoded by the coding sequence GTGGAACAAACACTTGCTATTATCAAGCCCGATAGCGTTCGAAAGAACAACATCGGCGGAATCATCGAAAAAATTGAAAAAGCCGGTTTCAAAATTGTTGCGATGAAGTTAACTCGGTTAACGACAGTTTCAGCCGGAAAATTTTATGAAGTACACAAAGAGCGAGGTTTTTACAATGAACTCGTTGAATTTATGGCCTCCGGACCGTGTGTGCCGATGATTCTTCAAAAAGAAAATGCGGTGGCCGATTTCCGCACTTTGATTGGGGCAACTGATCCAGCAAAAGCAGCCGAAGGAACAATCCGCAAAATGTTTGCTTCTAGCGTTGGTGAAAATGCCATTCACGGTTCTGATTCCGTTGAAAATGCAAAAATTGAGGGTGCGTTCTTCTTTCCGATGAAAGAGGTTGCTGAAACACACGCGTAA
- a CDS encoding DUF4032 domain-containing protein translates to MKLTYDLPDHYLSELSDFPFESNLEDWEAFGVQTLSIRKGNSRHPVIFVKAPHSEKTQAYAIKETTPALAYKEWKNYIKLKELEIETLTPVGVVVREDEEIAVETPVGVMYEKNEVAYLITLLEETVLPESYLFSYRLARGARIEIFNAISELFANCHAKGVHWGDASLENVLVKFKREEYTLGKKRRLTAILSDTETTEIHPSLSLRSRESDIEFFFESMLWLDEEFTKRGIPRDRSITSEDIEYLKNRYNFLYSIFEAHKAFDKLTSFRSERHFGKFRSLSHPKVLLKHLEEHKWYLSERAKKEVTLREATIDWYVKLFLPLRETLSQSRFATFFPDKTELELYIEIMENKYYLSEKKGKDIGLSAAMQDYCNRFGVEKDFISVMKRMFKDLISITKDYSSLPMTSLQDKGA, encoded by the coding sequence GTGAAATTAACCTACGATTTACCCGATCACTATTTATCTGAACTCTCTGACTTCCCTTTTGAATCAAATCTCGAAGATTGGGAAGCTTTTGGGGTTCAAACACTTTCGATTCGAAAAGGGAATTCACGGCATCCGGTTATTTTTGTTAAGGCTCCTCATTCCGAAAAAACTCAAGCCTATGCGATTAAGGAAACAACGCCGGCATTAGCTTACAAGGAGTGGAAAAATTACATCAAACTCAAAGAACTTGAAATTGAAACCCTCACTCCAGTTGGCGTTGTGGTTCGTGAGGATGAAGAGATTGCGGTTGAGACACCGGTCGGGGTGATGTATGAAAAGAACGAAGTCGCTTATTTGATCACGCTTTTGGAAGAAACGGTATTGCCGGAGTCATATCTTTTCAGTTACCGTTTGGCAAGAGGCGCCAGAATTGAAATCTTTAATGCTATTTCTGAACTTTTTGCAAATTGTCACGCCAAAGGAGTTCATTGGGGAGATGCCTCACTCGAAAATGTTTTGGTCAAATTTAAGCGTGAAGAATACACCTTAGGAAAAAAGCGGCGACTCACAGCCATTTTAAGTGATACTGAAACCACCGAAATCCATCCTTCCCTCTCGCTTCGATCTCGAGAAAGTGACATTGAATTTTTTTTCGAATCAATGCTTTGGCTTGATGAAGAGTTTACCAAACGAGGGATTCCAAGAGACCGAAGCATAACTTCCGAGGACATTGAATACTTGAAAAACCGTTACAATTTTCTCTATTCAATTTTTGAAGCACATAAAGCATTTGATAAACTCACGTCATTTCGCTCGGAGCGGCATTTTGGAAAATTTCGAAGCCTTTCCCACCCTAAAGTATTGCTCAAACATCTTGAGGAACATAAATGGTATCTCTCGGAACGCGCCAAAAAGGAAGTCACCTTGCGAGAGGCGACGATTGATTGGTATGTCAAATTGTTTTTGCCGCTCAGAGAAACTCTTTCACAAAGTCGCTTTGCAACTTTTTTCCCGGATAAAACAGAACTTGAACTTTACATTGAGATTATGGAAAACAAGTATTATCTGAGTGAAAAAAAGGGCAAGGATATAGGCTTAAGCGCCGCAATGCAAGATTATTGCAACCGCTTTGGCGTCGAAAAGGACTTTATTTCGGTCATGAAGCGAATGTTTAAAGATTTGATTTCAATCACAAAAGATTATTCAAGTTTACCTATGACATCGCTTCAAGATAAAGGTGCCTGA
- a CDS encoding CPBP family intramembrane glutamic endopeptidase yields the protein MQNSSNSTPESDSPENNFVASPKENTPELYVFNETRLNGWFEQHGFSPLVANFIVLVFIFVTYQFLGGLIMVMAILVPKVAEGEDPQVLIHSFNELITSNVELIRLIQSGSQFLFILLPVFYFTKLHSNTKGLLSQEHKAFLGLTPPVSGKMYFYAFFGILALNPILSYFNDLQFVALDGFGIIDQEDIQSLRSVFRTQIENIATSYSFAEYLVVVAVISITPAIAEELLFRGFVQRNFLRVLHPQTAAILTGIIFGIYHLNPLELFPLIGLGIYLALVRQYSGSVYPAALAHFANNWFSVTMLALSKNPESFGLSDEMASQINSLTPDIESPLAIGSALISLLLTVLIWRAMKIESEKVPLS from the coding sequence GTGCAAAATTCATCAAATTCTACCCCTGAATCAGATTCGCCTGAAAATAATTTTGTTGCTTCCCCTAAAGAAAATACGCCCGAACTTTATGTTTTCAACGAAACACGTTTAAACGGTTGGTTTGAACAACACGGCTTTTCACCTTTGGTAGCTAATTTTATTGTTTTGGTTTTTATTTTTGTGACTTATCAATTTTTAGGCGGATTGATTATGGTGATGGCCATATTGGTTCCAAAAGTGGCAGAAGGTGAAGACCCTCAGGTATTAATTCACAGTTTCAATGAGTTAATTACAAGCAATGTTGAGTTAATTCGATTAATTCAAAGTGGAAGTCAATTTCTTTTTATTCTGCTTCCGGTATTTTATTTCACGAAATTACATTCAAATACAAAAGGCTTACTTAGTCAGGAACATAAAGCCTTTTTAGGCTTAACGCCTCCTGTTTCAGGAAAAATGTATTTCTATGCATTTTTTGGAATTTTAGCTTTGAACCCCATCCTGAGTTATTTCAACGACTTGCAGTTTGTTGCTTTAGATGGGTTTGGTATCATTGATCAAGAAGACATTCAATCGTTGCGTTCCGTTTTTCGAACCCAGATTGAAAATATTGCTACTTCTTATTCATTCGCCGAATATCTGGTTGTGGTAGCCGTGATTTCAATTACACCGGCAATTGCAGAGGAACTACTTTTTAGGGGATTTGTTCAACGAAATTTTTTAAGAGTTCTGCATCCACAAACTGCAGCCATTTTAACCGGAATTATTTTTGGTATCTACCATCTTAATCCACTCGAACTTTTTCCTCTAATCGGATTAGGGATTTATTTGGCACTTGTTCGTCAATATTCTGGTTCAGTTTATCCCGCCGCGTTAGCGCATTTCGCGAATAATTGGTTTTCGGTAACGATGCTCGCGCTGTCCAAAAATCCGGAATCGTTTGGACTTTCAGATGAAATGGCGAGTCAAATAAACTCCCTGACGCCTGATATAGAATCTCCACTTGCAATTGGGTCTGCACTGATTTCTTTACTTCTAACTGTACTGATTTGGCGAGCGATGAAGATTGAAAGTGAAAAAGTACCTCTATCCTAA
- a CDS encoding MBL fold metallo-hydrolase, translated as MKIKGYTLSPILCENFALDGGAMFGTVPKVLWEKAIPPDEKNRIDMAARALLISGNGKNILVDTGMGQKWEPKFREMFKVSESFLELNLKSHGISPADITDVILTHLHFDHAGGAVKRNEQGSLVPTFPNATYYVQEDNYKWALNPNAREKASYLKENFLPLMEIGILKFTSGEFELFEGVHLIRSEAHTRAQQLVKVTDEKNSLLYCGDVIPTHAHIPLPWVMGYDLYPLEIMEEKKKLLEQAADEGWVLFFEHEPIKEAATVVKSEKGIISNKHYSFAVN; from the coding sequence ATGAAAATTAAAGGCTATACGCTCTCGCCTATTCTTTGCGAAAATTTTGCACTTGATGGTGGGGCGATGTTCGGTACTGTCCCAAAAGTACTATGGGAAAAGGCAATTCCTCCTGATGAAAAAAATCGAATTGATATGGCTGCTCGTGCCTTGCTCATTTCGGGAAACGGGAAAAACATTCTCGTCGATACCGGGATGGGACAAAAATGGGAGCCTAAATTCAGAGAGATGTTTAAGGTTTCTGAATCTTTTCTTGAATTGAATCTTAAATCTCACGGGATTTCACCCGCTGATATTACCGACGTGATTTTAACCCATTTGCATTTTGATCATGCAGGCGGAGCCGTAAAAAGGAATGAACAAGGTTCACTTGTACCCACTTTTCCAAACGCCACCTATTATGTTCAAGAAGACAACTACAAATGGGCATTAAACCCGAACGCAAGAGAGAAAGCAAGTTATTTGAAGGAAAATTTTCTCCCATTGATGGAAATAGGTATACTAAAATTTACTTCCGGAGAGTTTGAACTTTTCGAGGGCGTTCATTTGATTCGTTCTGAAGCACATACTAGGGCTCAACAGCTCGTAAAAGTTACCGATGAGAAAAACTCACTTTTATATTGCGGGGATGTTATTCCTACACACGCTCATATTCCACTGCCTTGGGTGATGGGATACGATCTTTACCCGCTTGAAATTATGGAAGAGAAAAAAAAGCTATTAGAGCAAGCTGCTGATGAAGGATGGGTGCTCTTTTTTGAGCATGAGCCGATAAAAGAAGCCGCAACTGTGGTAAAATCAGAAAAGGGAATTATTTCAAATAAACATTATTCATTCGCGGTAAATTAA
- a CDS encoding MFS transporter: MTESDKPRSPLFLPILWGIYLTYMLDYMMMPALTQFFARSFQASPQELGTLISSYNFSASIFGFLGAFFLDRFHRKKALVTLYIGFGAALFISGFSSSLFQFIIARTVAGFFGGLMIATLFSMIGDEIDAEHQGMAFGTVLSSFSIASVIGVPSGLFLAEKGGWPLIFQVNGIVAAIIGAIAVFKLTPSRNQTLASESFRKRAITLLTSPSNYAAFFVSIFIAMASASVIPYINPFLSLNRGLSDSEIRSFYIVGGLVTFFVSFPVGYLSDRFGKHRVFYSFSILLFPISIFFASMPSTLYAVMMIIFVLFMTLSRARRIPALAILTPSVEPGLRAAFLSIVTSLEQLFSGIAVSISGLVILKTSAGIERFEAVGIGSAIFSLLALVFIRFVNRRNEENLATNQSNQNINV; encoded by the coding sequence ATGACAGAGTCCGATAAACCAAGAAGCCCGCTCTTCTTACCCATTTTATGGGGGATTTACCTCACTTATATGTTGGACTATATGATGATGCCGGCGCTGACCCAATTTTTTGCCCGTTCATTTCAAGCTTCGCCACAAGAGCTTGGTACACTGATTTCTTCTTACAATTTCAGTGCTAGTATCTTTGGATTTCTTGGTGCATTTTTTCTTGATCGGTTTCATCGAAAGAAAGCGTTGGTAACGCTTTACATCGGATTTGGGGCGGCACTATTTATTTCAGGGTTTTCATCTTCGCTCTTTCAATTTATCATTGCGAGAACGGTTGCAGGTTTTTTTGGAGGCTTAATGATCGCAACTTTATTTTCAATGATAGGCGATGAAATCGATGCGGAACATCAAGGAATGGCTTTTGGTACGGTGTTAAGTTCATTTTCAATCGCATCGGTGATTGGTGTCCCTTCCGGTTTATTTCTTGCTGAAAAAGGGGGCTGGCCATTGATATTTCAAGTCAATGGAATTGTTGCTGCCATTATTGGAGCAATCGCTGTTTTTAAGCTGACGCCATCCCGAAATCAAACCCTTGCAAGTGAATCGTTTCGAAAACGCGCCATTACACTTTTAACTTCTCCTTCCAATTACGCAGCCTTTTTCGTTTCAATTTTTATTGCAATGGCAAGTGCCTCGGTCATTCCTTATATCAATCCGTTTTTGAGCCTGAACCGAGGGCTTTCAGATTCTGAAATACGCTCTTTCTATATTGTTGGAGGGTTGGTTACCTTTTTCGTCTCTTTTCCCGTAGGCTATCTTTCAGATCGCTTTGGTAAGCATCGCGTGTTTTATTCCTTTTCAATCCTTCTTTTTCCGATCAGTATTTTCTTTGCATCAATGCCCAGCACTCTTTACGCCGTGATGATGATCATTTTTGTGCTCTTTATGACGCTTTCTCGCGCACGGCGAATTCCCGCACTCGCGATTCTTACACCCAGCGTTGAGCCCGGCTTGAGAGCAGCCTTTCTTAGCATTGTCACGTCCCTTGAGCAGCTTTTTAGCGGAATCGCAGTGTCTATTTCAGGCTTGGTTATTCTCAAAACATCCGCAGGAATTGAACGCTTTGAAGCAGTCGGAATTGGTTCTGCAATCTTTTCCTTACTAGCATTGGTGTTTATCCGTTTTGTGAATCGGCGTAATGAAGAAAATCTTGCAACCAATCAATCAAATCAAAACATTAATGTCTAA
- a CDS encoding 1,4-dihydroxy-2-naphthoate polyprenyltransferase, with amino-acid sequence MSKGWLIALRPRAYPATIAPVLLGSALAYSNGAFNPLVLFLALICAMLMQTGSNFINDIYDFRKGADNENRLGAQKVLTSGLLTEKDLKRGAIFVLTTAFLLGLILVWIGGWIIFAIGVSSIFFAWAYTGGPFPLAYRALGDVTVILFYGIAAVSGTFYLHHSKFSLEALIIGLAAGFLASNILGVNNTRDIPTDKAVGKITLSLLLGENGAPWLYTGQLILAFIVPIYLYKNGYSIWVLLPYLSFPLALKCISEIHTKKGKELNPTLAKTAVLLMLYGLLQSIGLIFT; translated from the coding sequence ATGTCTAAAGGTTGGTTAATTGCCCTTAGGCCCCGTGCCTATCCGGCAACGATTGCTCCTGTTTTGCTCGGCTCAGCTTTAGCCTATTCGAATGGCGCATTTAATCCGCTAGTACTTTTTCTCGCTTTGATATGCGCGATGTTGATGCAAACCGGCTCAAATTTTATTAATGATATTTATGACTTTCGTAAAGGAGCAGACAACGAAAACCGTTTGGGGGCACAAAAAGTCTTAACGAGCGGCTTATTGACTGAAAAAGATTTAAAGCGCGGTGCCATTTTTGTATTGACAACGGCTTTTTTATTGGGATTGATTCTTGTTTGGATAGGCGGATGGATCATTTTCGCAATTGGGGTTTCGTCAATTTTCTTTGCTTGGGCTTACACGGGCGGCCCTTTTCCTTTGGCATACCGTGCCTTAGGTGACGTCACCGTTATTCTATTCTACGGCATTGCGGCAGTATCAGGAACTTTCTACTTGCATCACTCAAAATTTTCACTTGAAGCATTAATTATTGGCCTTGCCGCCGGGTTTTTAGCATCGAATATCTTAGGTGTCAATAATACTCGCGATATCCCCACCGATAAGGCTGTTGGTAAAATTACCTTGTCACTTCTTTTGGGAGAAAACGGTGCACCTTGGTTATATACCGGACAATTGATTTTGGCATTTATTGTGCCAATTTATCTCTATAAAAACGGGTATTCCATTTGGGTTTTATTGCCATACTTATCTTTTCCTTTAGCGTTGAAATGTATTTCTGAAATTCACACGAAGAAAGGGAAAGAATTGAACCCGACTTTAGCGAAAACCGCCGTATTACTCATGCTTTACGGCTTATTGCAATCGATCGGTTTAATTTTTACTTAA